The Scyliorhinus torazame isolate Kashiwa2021f chromosome 10, sScyTor2.1, whole genome shotgun sequence genome contains a region encoding:
- the LOC140431059 gene encoding large ribosomal subunit protein uL2-like, with the protein MGRVIRGQRKGAGSVFKAHVKHRKGPAKLRAVDFAERHGYIKGIVKDIIHDPGRGAPLAKVVFRDPYRFKRRTELFIAAEGIHTGQFIYCGKKAQLNIGNVLPVGTMPEGTIVCCLEEKPGDRGKLARASGNYATVISHNPETKKSRVKLPSGSKKVVSSANRAIVGVVAGGGRIDKPILKAGRAYHKYKAKRNCWPRVRGVAMNPVEHPFGGGNHQHIGKPSTIRRGAPAGRKVGLIAARRTGRLRGTKTVQEKEN; encoded by the coding sequence ATGGGTCGTGTAATCCGAGGCCAGAGAAAGGGTGCAGGTTCTGTCTTCAAAGCCCATGTGAAACACCGGAAAGGGCCTGCAAAGTTGAGAGCTGTGGACTTCGCTGAACGTCATGGTTATATCAAGGGTATTGTCAAGGATATCATTCATGACCCTGGTCGTGGTGCTCCTTTAGCAAAGGTGGTGTTCCGTGATCCTTACAGGTTCAAAAGAAGGACTGAGTTGTTCATTGCAGCGGAGGGTATCCACACTGGTCAGTTTATCTACTGTGGCAAGAAGGCTCAGTTGAACATTGGAAATGTCCTCCCTGTGGGTACTATGCCAGAAGGTACCATTGTGTGTTGCCTGGAGGAGAAACCAGGTGACCGTGGTAAACTTGCACGTGCCTCTGGTAATTATGCCACAGTTATCTCCCACAATCCTGAGACAAAGAAAAGCCGTGTCAAGTTGCCATCCGGTTCTAAGAAAGTTGTTTCCTCGGCTAATAGAGCTATTGTTGGTGTTGTTGCTGGTGGCGGTCGTATTGACAAACCCATACTGAAGGCAGGTCGGGCTTATCACAAATACAAGGCCAAGAGAAATTGCTGGCCACGTGTCCGTGGTGTGGCTATGAATCCTGTAGAACATCCTTTTGGTGGTGGTAACCATCAGCACATAGGGAAGCCATCAACCATCAGAAGAGGTGCTCCAGCTGGTCGCAAGGTCGGTCTCATTGCTGCTCGCCGTACTGGTAGACTGCGCGGTACGAAGACCGTCCAGGAGAAAGAGAACTAG